The following are encoded in a window of Ricinus communis isolate WT05 ecotype wild-type chromosome 4, ASM1957865v1, whole genome shotgun sequence genomic DNA:
- the LOC8264517 gene encoding uncharacterized protein LOC8264517 yields MTNGYLFIASPHIIYVCFTLPNTLLGGQGTYSLSRHDFHIPFFYTGIISFLLPSFTAMEDWNMLAADCVVISCCCQCLMLQLLIFILLKLPCKLFRKTKEYAKKKLRIRYRKKAAEKGMESVVSNRIGNKILEFHERGKRIQVEGFHESHGRGSCMKDIEGVLEELSQRGEFAFGSFWGREGSEGVDKQKLDLSLVQFELVEIVSSSDNKINQLAI; encoded by the coding sequence ATGACTAATGGCTACCTTTTTATAGCTTCGCCACATATCATTTATGTTTGCTTCACCCTTCCTAATACCCTGTTGGGAGGACAAGGAACTTATTCCTTGTCAAGGCATGACTTCCATATACCATTTTTCTACACCGGAATCATCTCCTTCCTTCTTCCATCTTTTACAGCCATGGAAGACTGGAACATGCTCGCAGCGGATTGTGTTGTCATATCCTGTTGCTGCCAATGCTTGATGCTGCAACTCTTAATCTTCATTTTGCTCAAACTTCCTTGCAAACTCTTCCGAAAGACTAAGGAATACGCGAAGAAGAAACTCCGAATTCGGTACAGAAAAAAAGCAGCAGAGAAGGGGATGGAATCAGTGGTAAGTAATAGGATTGGCAACAAAATCTTGGAATTCCATGAAAGGGGTAAAAGAATTCAAGTAGAAGGATTCCATGAAAGTCATGGCCGTGGCAGTTGTATGAAGGATATTGAAGGGGTGTTAGAAGAATTGTCACAAAGGGGAGAGTTTGCATTTGGAAGCTTTTGGGGTAGGGAGGGATCAGAAGGTGTAGACAAACAAAAACTAGATTTAAGCCTTGTACAGTTTGAGTTAGTTGAAATAGTTAGTTCTtcagataataaaattaatcagtTAGCCATTTAA
- the LOC8264518 gene encoding proline-rich receptor-like protein kinase PERK9: protein MAPSSTTSPPLQSSPPPPDPLTTSPIPQPNVTTPSTPSPPSQTPSAVVASPPPANASTPTPQPPVASPPPTTSPPPPSPNADPPTSNSPPPPQSPVQLPPPPVSSTPPATPSDPPTSPPPPSNTPTTSPPPSSARPPANSPPPASLSPPQESPPSPPPPSSKPPENPPSPPPPPATPSEPPTNSPPSPPPPPATPSEPPTNSSPPPVSVPPPRRSPPAPAATPPTTSPPPPASTPPASSPPPPASAPPENSPPPPASIAPTPSNAPPPPGRTPFPPSQPTPSPSNSTPNASTSPPLITLSPPPPSLSSAPPSDNNTSAPENSKSPGDGGIGTGGIVAIGVVVGIIMLSIVGLAVLCMRKRRKEAHGLNGGYVMPSPLGSSPRTDLNLSKAQTTIPLMGSGSSTDYVYSPSGSGGLGNSRSWFMYEELLKSTNGFSSQNLLGEGGFGSVYKGCLPDGREVAVKQLKVGGGQGEREFKAEVEIISRIHHRHLVSLVGYCISDNRRLLVYDYVPNNTLHFHLHGEGRPVLNWAARVKIAAGAARGIAYLHEDCHPRVIHRDIKSSNILLDNNFEAKVSDFGLAKLAIDADTHVTTRVMGTFGYMAPEYASSGKLTDKSDVFSYGVVLLELITGRKPVDASQPLGDESLVQWARPLLGHALANEEFDGLVDPRLEKNYVESEMFTMIEAAAACVRHSAAKRPRMGQVVRAFDGLAAADLSNGMRVGESEIFNSAQQSAEIRLFRRMAFGSQNYSTDFFSQGSLDS from the exons ATGGCACCATCATCCACCACTAGTCCACCGCTACAGTCCTCCCCTCCTCCACCAGACCCTCTCACAACTTCTCCAATTCCACAGCCCAACGTCACTACCCCTTCAACACCATCCCCTCCTTCTCAGACACCTTCTGCTGTTGTTGCAAGTCCTCCTCCTGCCAATGCATCAACTCCAACTCCACAACCACCTGTGGCATCACCACCGCCTACAACTTCGCCACCTCCACCTTCACCCAATGCTGATCCTCCAACCTCAAATTCTCCTCCGCCACCACAATCACCAGTACAATTACCCCCTCCACCTGTCAGCTCAACTCCTCCAGCAACTCCATCTGATCCTCCTACTTCTCCACCACCTCCATCCAATACACCTACAACTTCTCCTCCACCATCATCAGCACGTCCACCAGCGAATTCACCTCCACCAGCATCACTAAGCCCACCTCAAGAGTCACCACCATCACCACCACCGCCATCATCAAAGCCACCTGAAAATCCTCCATCACCACCGCCACCACCAGCAACCCCTTCAGAACCACCTACCAATTCTCCTCCATCACCACCGCCGCCACCAGCAACCCCTTCAGAACCACCGACCAATTCTTCGCCACCACCAGTATCCGTGCCACCTCCCAGAAGGTCACCTCCAGCTCCGGCAGCAACCCCGCCCACCACTTCACCTCCTCCACCAGCATCAACGCCACCTGCCAGTTCACCCCCTCCACCGGCATCAGCTCCACCTGAAAATTCACCCCCTCCACCAGCATCAATAGCCCCTACTCCTAGTAATGCACCCCCACCTCCTGGACGTACTCCATTTCCACCTTCTCAGCCAACACCTTCTCCTTCAAATTCTACTCCAAATGCATCAACTTCTCCGCCATTGATAACATTGAGCCCGCCGCCTCCTTCACTCAGTTCTGCACCCCCATCTGACAATAATACTAGTGCTCcagaaaattcaaaatcaCCAGGTGATGGAGGCATTGGTACCGGAGGCATAGTGGCTATTGGTGTAGTAGTAGGTATCATAATGCTCAGCATTGTTGGGTTGGCTGTCTTGTGCATGAGGAAGAGGAGGAAAGAGGCACATGGACTCAATGGTGGTTATGTTATGCCGTCTCCTCTGGGCTCTTCCCCAAGAACAG ATTTAAATTTGTCAAAAGCACAGACAACAATTCCCCTAATGGGAAGTGGGTCTAGTACTGATTACGTTTATTCACCAAGTGGTTCTGGCGGATTAGGCAATTCGAGGTCATGGTTTATGTATGAAGAATTGCTCAAGTCCACAAATGGATTTTCATCTCAAAATCTTTTGGGGGAGGGGGGATTTGGTTCCGTATATAAAGGTTGCCTACCGGATGGGAGAGAGGTGGCAGTAAAACAGCTTAAAGTTGGTGGAGGACAGGGTGAACGAGAATTTAAAGCTGAAGTTGAGATTATTAGCCGTATACACCATCGCCATTTGGTTTCACTTGTGGGTTACTGCATCTCTGACAACCGAAGATTGCTTGTATATGATTATGTTCCGAACAATACCCTTCACTTCCATCTTCATG GGGAAGGTAGGCCAGTTCTCAACTGGGCAGCACGTGTCAAGATTGCTGCTGGTGCGGCTCGTGGGATAGCTTATCTTCATGAAGACT GTCATCCTCGGGTTATTCACCGGGATATTAAGTCGTCAAACATTCTTTTGGATAACAATTTTGAAGCTAAG GTTTCGGACTTCGGTCTTGCCAAGTTAGCTATTGATGCAGATACACATGTGACTACACGTGTTATGGGGACTTTTGG ATACATGGCCCCTGAATATGCATCAAGTGGCAAACTAACTGACAAGTCTGATGTATTCTCATATGGGGTTGTGCTTTTGGAGCTAATCACTGGACGAAAACCTGTGGATGCGTCCCAACCATTGGGAGATGAGAGCCTTGTGCAATGG GCTCGACCTTTACTTGGTCATGCACTAGCCAATGAGGAATTTGATGGTTTGGTGGATCCAAGGCTTGAAAAGAATTATGTTGAAAGTGAAATGTTTACAATGATTGAGGCTGCTGCAGCCTGTGTGCGTCATTCAGCTGCCAAAAGACCGCGAATGGGACAG GTTGTCAGAGCTTTTGATGGTTTAGCTGCTGCAGATCTAAGCAATGGAATGAGAGTTGGGGAAAGTGAGATATTCAACTCAGCACAACAATCTGCTGAAATCAGATTATTTCGGAGAATGGCATTTGGTAGTCAAAATTACAGTACCGATTTTTTCAGCCAAGGCAGCTTGGATAGTTAA
- the LOC8264519 gene encoding 5'-deoxynucleotidase HDDC2, with translation MAVNPSTRCFPRSLAPPPRSPVVFFKRVSSSRPSFLTELPVSRIVSVRSQVPSSDGSGPLRFVIEPQSDIGSSSSSSSAIDFLTLCHRLKTTKRKGWINHGIKGPESIADHMYRMALMALIAGDLPNLNRERCIKIAIVHDIAEAIVGDITPSDGVPKQEKSRREQAALNEMCEVLGGGMRAEEIKELWEEYENNASLEANLVKDFDKVEMILQALEYEMEHGKVLDEFFLSTSGKFQTEIGKSWAAEIISRRNSRLASKLH, from the exons ATGGCAGTTAATCCATCAACTCGCTGTTTTCCTCGCTCTTTAGCTCCTCCTCCTCGCTCGCCTGTTGTCTTCTTTAAACGGGTTTCGTCTTCCCGACCCTCTTTCTTAACCGAGCTTCCGGTTTCAAGAATCGTCTCGGTTCGCTCTCAAGTACCCAGTTCTGACGGGTCGGGTCCTTTGAGATTCGTGATTGAACCTCAATCTGATATCGGGTCGTCGTCGTCATCATCATCCGCGATTGATTTTCTCACATTGTGCCATCGCTTGAAG ACTACAAAAAGGAAGGGATGGATCAACCATGGGATAAAGGGTCCTGAATCAATTGCTGATCATATGTACCGCATGGCTTTAATGGCACTTATTGCTGGTGACCTTCCCAATTTAAATCGAGAAAG GTGCATAAAGATTGCGATTGTACATGACATTGCAGAAg CTATTGTTGGAGATATTACACCATCTGACGGTGTGCCTAAGCAAGAAAAGAGCAGACGGGAGCAAGCAGCTTTAAATGAAATGTGTGAGGTTCTTGGCGGAGGAATGAGGG CTGAAGAGATCAAAGAACTGTGGGAAGAGTATGAGAACAATGCTTCCTTGGAGGCCAACCTTGTGAAAGATTTTGACAAA GTTGAGATGATTTTACAAGCGTTGGAATATGAAATGG AACATGGGAAGGTGCTGGATGAGTTTTTCCTTTCAACATCTG GCAAGTTTCAGACTGAAATTGGAAAGAGCTGGGCAGCTGAGATTATCTCGAGAAGAAACTCTAGATTGGCCAGCAAGCTACACTAA
- the LOC125369944 gene encoding uncharacterized protein LOC125369944 — protein sequence MADSSRISLPHSPRTFFSNRQQLSFNITYNIQNGQQQLITSTSLHAILAFIVPVLLNFIEIKCQGSSKSPFETHPVTTQFAIASLLAYCIAYGVELAFPSRLCQAIMRIIGSCSLASLASLLLPDAARPVPYVLYTLPVMGKLNGVATKLCRWIHQRFLLKDNF from the coding sequence ATGGCTGATTCAAGTCGCATTTCCCTCCCCCACTCACCCAGAACTTTCTTCTCTAATAGACAGCAGCTATCTTTCAACATCACTTACAACATTCAGAACGGCCAACAACAGCTGATTACCTCAACTTCTCTACATGCCATTCTTGCTTTCATTGTTCCGGTgcttcttaattttattgagataAAATGTCAAGGGTCGAGCAAATCTCCCTTCGAGACGCACCCTGTCACTACCCAATTTGCTATTGCTAGTTTACTTGCATATTGCATTGCGTATGGCGTTGAGTTGGCATTTCCTTCTCGTCTTTGTCAAGCGATTATGAGGATAATTGGTTCCTGTTCTCTAGCTTCACTGGCATCACTTCTGTTGCCAGACGCAGCGCGGCCTGTGCCATACGTTCTATACACTTTGCCGGTGATGGGGAAATTGAATGGCGTAGCAACAAAGCTATGCCGCTGGATTCACCAGCGGTTCTTACTAAAGGACAACTTTTAG
- the LOC125369865 gene encoding E3 ubiquitin-protein ligase ATL59-like: MRALDILLQILFFQNYQLDLPGSKINGEDQPSIYHHKAGESEATECAVCLTKIEEGEEIREPRCNHIFHRVCLDRWMCSYGHTSCPLCRDSLVPRRAITDLGHQVLVFKFSFTTADDGRDKWWLR; encoded by the coding sequence ATGCGGGCACTGGATATCTTACTTCAGATtcttttcttccaaaattaCCAACTAGACCTGCCAGGAAGCAAGATCAATGGCGAAGATCAGCCAAGCATATACCACCACAAGGCTGGTGAAAGTGAAGCTACTGAATGTGCAGTTTGCTTAACCAAGAttgaagaaggagaagaaattAGAGAGCCCAGATGTAACCATATCTTCCATAGAGTATGCTTAGACAGATGGATGTGTAGCTATGGCCACACTTCTTGTCCTCTTTGCAGGGACTCCCTTGTTCCACGTAGAGCCATCACTGACCTTGGTCATCAAGTTTTGGTTTTCAAGTTTTCTTTCACCACTGCTGATGATGGCCGTGATAAATGGTGGCTAAGATAA